In a genomic window of Chloroflexaceae bacterium:
- a CDS encoding ABC transporter permease — protein sequence MDQATIFAAAVLAAAAPLIFATMGETLTERAGVVNLSLDGTILMGAMIAFAVALKTQSVLLGFGAAALTGALIALVLCFLSLSLRQSQTAVGFVLALLCTELSSFLGAPFVRLPGPAVPFLPIPGLADLPLIGPLLFQHDLAIYTSFLLAPLAGWLLFQTRIGLTLRALGERPEAAYARGVPVTLVRYLVTVAGGALVGIAGAVYSLDLKQGWSYRHTFGAGWIALAIVIFGGWRPWRVALGCYLFAALEILALRMQSVLTGLPTQVFQVAPFALMIAVLVLVNLAGRRRVSRRIGGLPPGLRGPVQALVDRLVAPAPAALGQPFERP from the coding sequence ATGGACCAGGCAACCATCTTCGCGGCGGCGGTACTGGCGGCGGCAGCGCCGCTGATCTTCGCCACGATGGGCGAGACGCTTACCGAGCGGGCGGGCGTGGTCAACCTGTCGTTGGACGGGACCATCCTGATGGGGGCGATGATCGCCTTCGCCGTGGCGCTGAAGACGCAGAGCGTGCTGCTGGGTTTCGGAGCGGCTGCCCTGACCGGCGCGCTGATCGCCCTGGTATTGTGTTTCCTGAGCCTGAGCCTGCGGCAATCGCAGACGGCAGTAGGCTTCGTGCTGGCGCTGCTGTGCACGGAACTCTCGTCGTTCCTGGGGGCGCCGTTCGTCAGGCTACCGGGGCCAGCGGTGCCGTTTCTGCCTATTCCCGGCCTGGCCGACTTACCGTTGATCGGGCCGCTCCTGTTCCAGCACGATCTGGCGATCTACACGAGTTTTCTGCTCGCGCCCCTGGCAGGATGGTTGCTCTTCCAGACGCGGATAGGGCTGACCCTGCGCGCCCTGGGTGAGCGGCCTGAGGCTGCCTATGCTCGTGGCGTGCCGGTAACATTGGTGCGCTACCTCGTGACTGTGGCGGGAGGCGCGCTGGTGGGCATCGCAGGCGCGGTTTACTCGCTCGACCTGAAGCAGGGATGGAGCTACCGCCACACCTTTGGCGCGGGCTGGATCGCACTGGCCATCGTCATCTTCGGCGGCTGGCGACCGTGGCGCGTGGCGCTGGGTTGTTACCTCTTCGCCGCACTGGAGATCCTGGCCCTGCGTATGCAGAGCGTGCTGACCGGGCTGCCGACGCAGGTGTTTCAGGTGGCGCCCTTCGCGTTGATGATCGCGGTGCTGGTGCTGGTCAACCTGGCCGGGCGCCGGCGGGTCAGCCGGCGCATCGGCGGGCTGCCGCCGGGCCTGCGCGGGCCTGTGCAGGCGCTGGTAGATCGGCTGGTTGCACCGGCCCCCGCCGCCCTGGGACAGCCATTTGAGCGCCCGTGA
- a CDS encoding ABC transporter permease: MNIEINRPREPQPRPALAPWLGALRLPLLTLAGALALTTLALLSTGVSPLQAYRILIFGAFSSPSRFSDMIMLAAPLLLCATGLTLTFRSGLYNLGVEGQLALGAVAAMLPLRLLPDLPAPLLWMLCFACAAAGGACWALLAAGLRLFAGVSEIFAGLGLNFVASGLALYLVLGPWRRSGSASMSGTELLPRDLWLPTIGTLRLAPLAPILALAALAVVWWILRQTRWGLELRAVGLNAEAADRLGVPAQRRIGQAMAACGLLAGMAGAIQILGVFHQLIPNISSGIGLLGLLAALLVRADPRWVLPVSIVFASFTVGSVQLPLALGVDSSIAGVLQGALVLFALLARGVMSKPG; encoded by the coding sequence GTGAACATCGAGATCAATCGTCCGCGCGAGCCGCAGCCGCGGCCGGCTCTGGCCCCGTGGTTAGGCGCCCTGCGCCTGCCGCTGCTGACCCTGGCGGGGGCGCTGGCGCTCACCACCCTCGCGCTGCTCAGCACCGGAGTATCACCACTCCAGGCGTACCGGATTCTGATTTTCGGCGCCTTCAGCAGCCCGAGCCGCTTTAGCGATATGATCATGCTGGCGGCGCCGCTGCTACTGTGCGCGACGGGCCTGACGCTGACGTTCAGGAGCGGGCTGTACAACCTGGGGGTCGAAGGACAACTGGCGCTGGGAGCGGTGGCGGCCATGCTGCCGCTACGGCTGCTGCCGGATCTGCCGGCGCCGCTGCTGTGGATGCTGTGCTTTGCCTGCGCGGCAGCGGGAGGAGCGTGCTGGGCCTTGCTGGCAGCGGGGCTGCGGCTGTTCGCCGGTGTGAGCGAGATTTTCGCCGGGTTGGGGCTGAACTTTGTTGCCAGTGGACTGGCGCTCTACCTGGTGCTGGGGCCGTGGCGACGCAGCGGCAGCGCCTCGATGTCGGGCACGGAGTTGCTGCCCCGCGACCTCTGGCTGCCGACCATCGGCACGTTGCGACTGGCGCCGCTGGCGCCAATTTTGGCCCTGGCGGCGCTGGCGGTGGTCTGGTGGATTCTGCGCCAGACGCGCTGGGGCCTGGAGTTGCGCGCGGTGGGGTTGAACGCGGAGGCCGCCGACCGCCTGGGGGTCCCGGCCCAACGGCGCATCGGGCAGGCCATGGCCGCGTGCGGCCTCCTGGCGGGGATGGCAGGGGCCATCCAGATCCTCGGCGTGTTTCACCAGCTCATCCCAAACATTTCCAGCGGGATAGGGTTGCTGGGCCTGCTGGCGGCGCTGCTGGTGCGGGCCGATCCGCGCTGGGTATTGCCGGTAAGCATTGTGTTCGCCAGTTTTACCGTGGGAAGCGTGCAACTGCCCCTGGCACTGGGCGTGGACAGCAGCATCGCCGGGGTGCTACAGGGGGCGCTGGTGCTCTTCGCGCTGCTGGCGCGAGGGGTAATGTCGAAACCTGGTTGA
- a CDS encoding OsmC family protein codes for MSEEVTVNVRLAEGMHFVGEDRVGRTIDLDSPVEGDGVAPSPMAAVLMTLAGCSGMDVVSIMRKKRQDLRGLRIIATGTRRDEYPRVYTAIRLDYRFTGSGLDPAACQRAIELSRDRYCPVWAMLRPTVDISYTFSINEG; via the coding sequence ATGTCCGAAGAAGTCACGGTCAATGTGCGTCTCGCCGAGGGGATGCATTTTGTCGGCGAAGATCGCGTCGGCCGAACGATTGACCTGGATAGCCCCGTCGAAGGCGATGGCGTTGCTCCTTCGCCCATGGCTGCGGTGCTGATGACCCTGGCCGGCTGCTCGGGAATGGACGTTGTCTCGATCATGCGTAAGAAACGCCAGGATCTGCGCGGTCTTCGGATCATCGCTACAGGGACGCGCCGTGACGAGTACCCCCGCGTCTACACCGCCATTCGCCTCGATTATCGCTTCACCGGCAGCGGTCTCGACCCGGCTGCCTGCCAGCGGGCCATTGAACTCTCGCGCGATCGCTACTGCCCCGTCTGGGCCATGCTGCGCCCGACAGTAGACATAAGCTACACCTTCAGCATCAACGAGGGGTGA
- the glgA gene encoding glycogen synthase, with protein sequence MPDLRKVALFTNEYPPNVYGGAGVHVEYLSRALSKLVPVEVRCFGDQRVDAPNLTVRGYPRWEETTRNTDPRFVGAVDAFNRSLLMAKDHLDASVVHCHTWYTDMGGLLASKLWGVPYVLTIHSLEPLRPWKVEQLGNAYHLSSWMERTAIEQADAVIAVSRETRDDVLRLFSIAPEKVHVIYNGIDLAEYRPVAATDALTRYGVDPSRPYVLFVGRITRQKGIIHLVNAIPQIDPRLQIVLCAGAPDTPEIGREMEERVAAVSAGRPGVIWIREMLARPDVIQMYSHATVFCCPSVYEPFGIINLEAMACETAVVASAVGGIKEVVVPEETGLLVPLTLKPGTFDPLDPARFSADLAAAINRVAGDPALQKRFGQAGRRRVEEHFSWDAIAHHTLELYRSLVERHQM encoded by the coding sequence ATGCCAGACCTGCGCAAAGTTGCCCTGTTCACCAACGAGTACCCGCCCAATGTCTACGGCGGCGCCGGCGTGCACGTGGAGTACCTCAGCCGCGCCTTGAGCAAGCTGGTGCCGGTGGAGGTGCGTTGCTTCGGCGACCAGCGCGTGGATGCGCCGAATCTCACCGTGCGCGGTTATCCGCGCTGGGAGGAGACCACGCGCAATACCGACCCGCGTTTCGTTGGCGCGGTTGATGCCTTCAACCGTTCCCTGCTCATGGCCAAAGACCACCTCGACGCCAGTGTGGTCCATTGCCATACCTGGTATACCGACATGGGCGGTCTCCTGGCCAGTAAACTCTGGGGCGTGCCCTACGTTCTCACCATCCACTCGCTGGAACCCCTGCGCCCCTGGAAGGTCGAGCAGCTCGGCAATGCCTATCACCTCAGTTCGTGGATGGAGCGCACCGCCATCGAACAGGCCGATGCGGTGATTGCCGTGTCCCGTGAGACGCGCGACGATGTGCTGCGTCTCTTCTCCATCGCTCCCGAAAAGGTCCACGTCATCTATAACGGCATTGATCTGGCCGAGTATCGCCCTGTCGCCGCCACCGATGCGCTTACCCGTTACGGCGTCGATCCGTCACGCCCCTATGTCCTGTTCGTCGGGCGGATTACCCGCCAGAAGGGCATTATTCACCTGGTCAACGCCATCCCCCAGATTGACCCGCGTCTCCAGATCGTGCTTTGCGCTGGCGCGCCCGACACCCCTGAAATCGGCCGCGAGATGGAAGAGCGCGTCGCCGCCGTCAGCGCCGGACGCCCTGGCGTCATCTGGATCCGTGAGATGCTGGCTCGCCCCGACGTGATCCAGATGTACTCCCACGCGACGGTCTTCTGTTGTCCCTCGGTCTATGAACCTTTTGGCATTATCAACCTCGAGGCTATGGCCTGCGAAACCGCTGTCGTCGCCTCGGCGGTCGGGGGCATCAAAGAGGTCGTCGTTCCCGAGGAAACCGGTCTCCTGGTGCCCCTCACCCTGAAACCCGGAACCTTCGACCCGCTTGACCCCGCCCGTTTCTCCGCCGATCTCGCCGCGGCCATCAACCGGGTGGCCGGCGATCCCGCCCTGCAGAAACGCTTCGGCCAGGCCGGACGCCGCCGGGTCGAGGAGCATTTCAGTTGGGACGCCATCGCCCACCACACCCTGGAGTTGTATCGTTCGCTGGTCGAACGGCATCAAATGTAG